A stretch of DNA from Thalassospiraceae bacterium LMO-SO8:
CGCCGATACCAAGGGCTGTCTGATCGCGCCATCAGCCAACGCCAGTCTCCGCCGTGGGGCAGCATGACCCAGACCGGCCGGCCGAGGGCACCCGCCAGATGCGCGACGGCGGTATCGACGGTGATTACCAAATCAAGCTGGGCAATCAACGAGGCCGTGTCGGCGAAATCGTTCAAGAACGGGGACATGTCCCGCATGTTCGTGGGGAGCGGCAGATCGCTTTGCGGTGTTTCCTTCTGCAGGCTGGCCCAGGCAATGTCCGGAACCTTGAACAGCGGCGCCAGCGCCTCCAGTGGTGCGGAACGATGGGTGCTGCCACGGCTTTCGGCAAAGGCCCGCCAGGTCAATCCAACCTTGAGCCCCCGGGCGTCCGCTAGACGGTCGCGCCAGACTCCGATGTCGTCGGGTGGCTGGAGATAGGCCTCCGGCGAGGGCAGGTTTTCCAAGGTTATGCCCAGGACCCGGGGCAGACTCATCATCGGAATTCGACGGTCATGGTCCGGCAACGGCATGTCTTGGCGCGTGACGTTGTATCCGCCGCCTTGGGACGCGAACAATCGATGCAGGGGGGGCGGTACATCCAGGATTACCGTGCCACACCGTTTCGCGGCGACCGGCAGGAACCGGGCGAATTGCAGGCTGTCGCCGTAGCCCTGTTCCGCATAGACGAGCAGACGGCCCGCGAACGGTGCGCCGTCCCACAAGGGTGTGGTCAAGCCTTCGCGCAGCGTCAGGCGGTCGGGCAGAGCCCAACGCGCTTCGTAGGCCTCCCAGCCCTCTTTATATCGGCCCGACAACAGCAGCGCCTGCGCGCGGTGAACATGCGACGGGGCATGGTCCGGCATGAGCCGGATGGCCTGATCGAACGCGGCGATGGCGTCCTCGGGACGGTGCTGGTCGAGGGCGGCATTCCCCCGATTATGCCAAGGGGCGGATATATCCGGATTAATTTCCGTCGCCCGGGCGAAGGCATCTTCCGCTTCGCCCGGCCTGTTCAATTCCATCAGCGCCAAACCCAGTTCATTGAACGCGGGCAGGCTGGGCTGTTCGTCCACGACTTGTTGCAGCAAAGGCACGGCTTCGGCATCCCGGTTTTGGGCGCACAGGCAGCGCGCCAAAAGCTGCTTCACGGCTACATTGTCCGGCTGTGCGGCAAGGGCGCGGCGGGTATGGTGTTCGGCCGAAGGCGCGTCGCCGGCGCTCAAGAGGGCGGTTGCATAGTTTTGATTGAAGGCGGGGTCGTCGGCATGGGCCTCGGCGGCTTTCCGGAAATGGCCAAGCGCCCGCGCCACATCGCCGTGTAACAGGCTGATCGTGCCCTTTATTGCATTGGCCTGGGGATGGTCGGGCGCCTGCGCCAGCACGGCGTCCAACAGCGGCATGGCGGCATCAATACGTGATTGCTGCAACGCACCAACAGCCTGGGCAAGCATTTCGTTCAGGTCAGTCATGCCTGAATCAAACGGGAACACGCGCGGAAAAGCAATTACAGCGTTAGAGCCCAGGTCGATGGGCGGTCAACTCAGGTTGGCGCAGGCCCGTTGGATGCGCTGGCAGGCGTCTTCCAGCACATCCGTGGCCGTGGCGTAGGAAATGCGGAAATGGGGTTCCAGCCCGAACGCGGCGCCATGCACGGCGGCGACGCCTTCGGATTCCAGGACGTAGGTCACGAAGTCCTCGTCGTTCTGGATGATCTGGCCCGACGGGGTCTTCTTGCCGATGGTGCCGGCGCAGGACGGATAGACGTAGAAGGCGCCCTCCGGCGTGGCGCAGGACAGACCGTTGGCCTGGTTCAACATGCTGACGACCAGATCGCGGCGTTCCTTGAAGATCGCGTTGTGTTTTTCGATGAAGTCCTGCGGGCCGTTCAATGCCGCCACGGCGGCGGCCTGCGACACGGCGGCCGTATGGGTGATGCCCTGGGACTGGATCATGGTCATGGCCTTGACCAGTTCCTTGGGCGCGCCGCAATAGCCGACGCGCCAGCCGGTCATGCAATAGGCCTTGGACATGCCGTTCATGGTCACGATGCGGTCGTACAGCCGGGGTTCGACCTGGGCCATGGTGGTGAACTGGAAGCCGTCGTAGACCAGCTTTTCATAGATGTCGTCGCAGAAGATCCAGACATGCGGATGCTGCAACAGAACGTCGGTCAGGGCCTTGATTTCGTCGCGGGTATAGGCGCCGCCGGTCGGGTTCGACGGGGAATTGAAGACCAGCCACTTGGTCTTCGGCGTGATCGCCGCGTCGAGTTGTTCCGGCTTCAGCTTGAAATTGTTTTCGGCGCCGCACTGGACGACGGTCACCTTGGCGCCGAACATCAACGGGATGTCCGCGTAGGACACCCAATAAGGGGCCGGCACGATGACCTCGTCACCCGGGTTGATGGTCGCCATGAAGGCGTTGAAGATCACCGGCTTGCCACCGCAGCTGACGTGAATCTGGTCGCGGGCGTAGTCCAGGCCGCTGTCGCGCTTGAACTTGGCGATGATGGCATCCTGCAGTTCCGGGATGCCGTTGACCGAGGTATAGCGCGTCATGCCGGCGTCGAGCGCCTTTTTCGCCGCCTCGATGATATGGGCGGGTGTATCGAAATCGGGTTCACCGGCGCCGAGGCCGATGACGTCCTTGCCCTGGGCCTTCAGGTC
This window harbors:
- a CDS encoding tetratricopeptide repeat protein, coding for MTDLNEMLAQAVGALQQSRIDAAMPLLDAVLAQAPDHPQANAIKGTISLLHGDVARALGHFRKAAEAHADDPAFNQNYATALLSAGDAPSAEHHTRRALAAQPDNVAVKQLLARCLCAQNRDAEAVPLLQQVVDEQPSLPAFNELGLALMELNRPGEAEDAFARATEINPDISAPWHNRGNAALDQHRPEDAIAAFDQAIRLMPDHAPSHVHRAQALLLSGRYKEGWEAYEARWALPDRLTLREGLTTPLWDGAPFAGRLLVYAEQGYGDSLQFARFLPVAAKRCGTVILDVPPPLHRLFASQGGGYNVTRQDMPLPDHDRRIPMMSLPRVLGITLENLPSPEAYLQPPDDIGVWRDRLADARGLKVGLTWRAFAESRGSTHRSAPLEALAPLFKVPDIAWASLQKETPQSDLPLPTNMRDMSPFLNDFADTASLIAQLDLVITVDTAVAHLAGALGRPVWVMLPHGGDWRWLMARSDSPWYRRARLYRQDGKRTWTPVVDAMARDLAQFRP
- a CDS encoding pyridoxal phosphate-dependent aminotransferase, whose amino-acid sequence is MAFLADRLAAIKPSPTIAVTQKANDLKAQGKDVIGLGAGEPDFDTPAHIIEAAKKALDAGMTRYTSVNGIPELQDAIIAKFKRDSGLDYARDQIHVSCGGKPVIFNAFMATINPGDEVIVPAPYWVSYADIPLMFGAKVTVVQCGAENNFKLKPEQLDAAITPKTKWLVFNSPSNPTGGAYTRDEIKALTDVLLQHPHVWIFCDDIYEKLVYDGFQFTTMAQVEPRLYDRIVTMNGMSKAYCMTGWRVGYCGAPKELVKAMTMIQSQGITHTAAVSQAAAVAALNGPQDFIEKHNAIFKERRDLVVSMLNQANGLSCATPEGAFYVYPSCAGTIGKKTPSGQIIQNDEDFVTYVLESEGVAAVHGAAFGLEPHFRISYATATDVLEDACQRIQRACANLS